CCCGAAGGTTCTTTTGCATACCCGGCGATTCATACTGAAATATACCGACCATATCCCCGCGCTGGAAAAGTTCAAAACTCTTTTCATCTTCGAGTGAAATGGTTTCGATATCAATTTCCACACCGTACCGATCCCTGATGATTTCGACAGCATCTTTTATGATGGTCAAAGTCTTTAGACCTAAAAAGTCCATCTTCAGCAGTCCTGCTTCTTCCGCTACGCTGTTATCATATTGTGACACCAGCAACTCAGAATCTTTTGCCACAGTGACAGGTACATAATTGGTAATATCATCCGGGGTTATAATGACGCCACAGGCATGTATACCGGTATTACGAACAGAGCCTTCCAGCTTTTTGGCAGTACGGATCATCTGACCTATTTCGTCTTTCCCTTCAGAGAGTTTTCTGAACTGATAAGCTTTATCCACTTCTTCAGAAGGCAATACTTCTTTGAGTTTCGGGTCGATATCTTTGTCCGAAAGAACTGCCTGAAGTGTTGCAGACAGATGTGTGGGAAATATTTTGGCTATCTTGTCCACTTCTCCCAATGGAACATTCATCACACGACCGACATCTCTAAGTGACATACGGGCCGCCATTGTACCATAGGTCACGATCTGGGCAACCTGATTTTTACCGTATTTTTCTATGACGTAATCAATCACTTTTCCTCTGCCTTCATCATCAAAATCAATATCTATATCCGGCATGGAAACTCTCTCAGGATTGAGAAATCTTTCGAAAAGCAAATCATACTTTATAGGATCTATATTGGTAATACCCAGACTATATGCCACTGCTGAACCTGCCGCTGAGCCCCGACCGGGACCAACTGCAACCCCCATCTGACGTGCCACACTCGTAAAATCCTGCACAATCAGAAAATATCCGGGATAACCTGAATGGTTAATTACATTCAGTTCAAAATTCAGTCTTTCTTCTATCTCAGGTGTAATAATTCCGTATTTTCTTCTCGCACCTTCGAATGTAAGATGGCGCAAATATAACTCCTGCGAATCAAATCCAACCGGAAGTGGAAATGCAGGTAATAATACATCTCTTGCCAACTCCAGTGTCTCTATTTTACCGGCTATTTCCATTGTGTTTTCTACAGCTTCTTTAACATCCCCGAAAAGATGATTCATTTCTTCTTTTGTTTTGAAATAAAAGTCTGAACTGGGAAAATTAAATCTCTCCTGATCAGAAATCAGCGAGCCTGTATTGATACACAACAGTACGTCATGTGACTTTGAATCTTCTTCTTCTATATAATGAGAATCGTTGGTGACAATGGTTTTGACATTATACTTTTTAGCAAATCCCAGTAGAACCTGATTGACATCTTCCTGACTCATTCCGGTTTTGTCGATATTCTCCAATCCCCGGTGGCGTTGTATTTCTATATAATAATCTTCGCCGAACAAATTCAACCACCATTTCAGCTTTTCTTCGGCAAGCGGTATGTTTCCTGTCAGAATGGTCTGTGGTATTTCAGCTCCGATACAACAACTCGTTGCGATGAGACCTTCATGATACTTTTCTATCAGCGTCTTATCGATTCGGGGATATTTTCCATATAATCCTTCTGTAAATCCTAAAGAACAGAGTTTGGTGAGATTTTCATAACCTTTTCGGTTTTTGGCCAGCATCAGCTGATGATGCCTGACGTCCTTCAGTCCTCTTGACTTTTCAAAGCTTTTGATCCAACGGTCTTCCGAAACATAAAATTCACAACCGATGATAGGTTTTATTCCGGCTGCTTTTGCTTCTTTCACAAACTTAAAAACACCAAACATGTTGCCATGATCCGTAATTGCCACGGCACTCTGACCGTCGGACTTGGCCTTTTTCATCAGTCCTTTGATGTCAGATGCACCATCTAATAATGAATATTGTGTATGAGAATGCAGGTGACAGAAATCAACCATAAGAAGTGAGATTTTATTTTGAAAAGGGCTGTAAAGATACGACAATTCAAAACAAATTCAAATTATTTATATATGGAAGTGTGTATAAAATATTGCGCAGATTTTACCTTAATCCATAAAAATGCTAAGGTCGTAATATTCCAAATTTCTTCGACCGTCGGGCTTTGTCGCTCAAGCCGCGACAGGCTTTTACTTTTTTTCATTGCCAAAAAAAGTAAACAAAAAAGGCTAGTTCCGCTAAATCGCTCCGCGTACCGGAACGGCCACGCTTTTTGGCTTTCTTCCTTAAGGTTGAGCATTCGCATTTTTTTTAAGCCCGGACCCTATTTATTAACAGTGCATTCTGTTATTCACACTATATAGAAATGAAGATATAAATATTGAATTTCTTACAAATTTTTACCTGATAAAACAGATGGTTAAAGTATTTTTAAATTAAAGTGTAAACGTCGAATAATAGGGGACTCCCCATCTGTCATAGTTAAATTTTTGCAATTGGCTATATGCATCTTTGTTGTCTTGGACATGTTTCAACCACCCTTCCGGATTATTTTTGAATTTATTTCTATTTATTTCAAACACAGAATAAGCTCTTTTGGCGACTTCCGCTTCTTTTAAACCAAATCTTCTGGATTTTAATATCAGGAATGCGATATTGGGTTCATTGATAAACCTCCTTTTAGCGATATGAAGCCATAGCTCTTCTTTAATTTCATCAGAAGCTGATTCTTTAAAGTCGGGCGCAGTGACAATCCGGCTTATATTGAGCCATTCAAGATTTTCATAATAATGTTCATTTTTGTATAGGTTGAGTTTTTCTATAAAATAAGTGTAATAATCAAGCCAACTAATAGATTTGTCTGACAACACCATGTCGAAGAGTTCATGATCAGATGGCATGCTTCCTTTGGCTAATGTTCTGTTGTCAATATTTTTTTCAGAGTTAACCTTATGCGCATCATCCAGATAGAGCAAATTATCTACCGATTCATTTTCGGAGAGTTTGCATGATAAAACAGTCAGGATAACCAAAGTCAGATAAATAATTGAGTGATTTTTCATGATAAATTTTTTACCAAACAAAAATAAACTTTTTTTCCATGGCGGATAGGAATTTTCTATATTCTTAAGCATATAAATATCGAAACAAGTACAAATTCGACATTTTTATTGCGGATATGAGCTAATTGACAAATAGAAATAAATCCTGATCAGCCTATTTCAGCTCTTCCTGAATAATTAAAACTTCAGGATCATTTTTCAGAAATTCCGGCAGACCCTGATCTGAATGCTCTTTGAAAGCTGCAATTTTTACACCTTTTGATTTCAGTCCATTGTATTGTTCTTCGGTCATCGTCCACGAATACACATTTCTGGATGAATAAAACATAGCTTCAACATCTTCCATTGATTTGCAGTTAAAAACAACATACTCTTCCGGAACCAGGGTATCCAGCTTCTTATAAATGGATGTATTGTGTAATTTATGATCTTTATTGCTACTCAAAATCACAAAATCTGTTCTGTTTTCCTGTCTTAGTCTTTTTATTTCCGGAATTCTCAGACATATCAATGCTATTACAATGAGAAATAAACTTTTTAGCAATTTGGATGGAATGTTATTTAAAATAACCGAAAAAGTCAAAGCCGAAATCAGTAGTAGTAAGGGGGATATAAAAAATGTGTAGGATGGTAATTTTGTTTGTACTATGATGGAAAAGAACAGAAATGGAACCAAAATAAAAGTCAAAAGAGAGCCATACTCCCTTCTTTTCAGATATTTTAATGAAAGTAATAATCCGGCTATAATAAGAATATAATAACCATATCCGTAGTGGAAGTCCATTTTATTAAGATAAAAAAATACATTTCCGGTATGCCCTTCCACTGCTTCCCATACATGTTTGGTATTATATGCCATCTCATGTCTGCTTTCTTCAGGAAATTCATTATTTGTATAAATCTGCCACGGGATAAAAATGATACACGTAAGGAATAAAGCAGATAAAAGATCTTTTACAGCATTAAATTCTATCTTACGATTCTTTATTAAATCAAGAAATATCAACATACCCCATCCTGAATAGACCAATAATCCGGTAAGCCATTTAGTCAAAATGGCTAAGCCTGAAAACAAACCAATGAAAACAAGCCATTTCCAATCTTTCCGATTCTGACAAAATTCATAAAATGCCCAGATACTCATCATGACATAAAAACAGAACGCCATATCATTATGATCCATTCCAAAGCTCCCTGAAACAAGTTCTGATTGATAGTAAGAAAAAGCAGTCAATACTGCCGCGATATATCCGATTTGCCTGGAAAAAACTAAACTTCCTATACGAAACACCGGAAAAACCAGCAAAGCACTCATCAGAGCTGAAGGAAGACGAAGTGCAATGGTATTGACTCCGAATATTTTCATGCTGATGGCCATCTGCCAAAGAAAAAGAGGTTGCTTATGGAGCCAGATATGATTACAACACCATGCTTTATAGTCATAATCCAATATTGGCTGTACCCTGAGCATTGGACTGAACGGATTTTCCATCATATTTTTAGCAACGAGTGCGTGATATCTCTCATCCCAGTTATGAAGGAAATCATCCAAAGAAATCATCACCAACCTTAATACCAATGCAGCCAGAAACAAAAAAGCAAGCGCCTTAACGTAATCATTACGAATAAAAAAATAGATCGAAAAGCCAAAACTGATGATACAGGAAAATATGGCAATATTGTTTGCAGTTGTCTCCAAAATGCTGATTGGTTTTAATTTTAGATTTTTACTATACTTAGTATTTTGGAAATTCTTCCATTAGTAACCGAAATATAATATGTTCCTGTCGGGTAAGACGTCATATCTATTGATTCAGAATTTATGTGAAGGCCGGTATCTCTTCCCTGTGCGTCTGATAATTTTACAATTTTGAATTCTTTATTATCTAATTTAAATACGCCAGAACCGGGATTAGGGAAAATCCTACATTCAGATTGAAAGTATTCATCAGACAGAGATGACAAAATTTCATTCTTAAGTATTTTGACAAAATTAGAACCTTCTACATTATATGCAATATCAGATATACCATCACTATCAAAATCTCTGATGATTAAATTACGGATACCCATTTCTTCTTCAGCCAATAGAATTTTTTCACTAAATCCTGATCTTGGTCCTGCGACATTAGTAATCATCCATATTCTGTTATTTTCAAGGATAATCAGATCCTGAAGACTGTCAGAATCAATACGGCCTAAATGTATCTGTTCAGGATTTTCAATATCCAATGGAATAATGGATTTTTGAAAATCGACAGAATTGGGTAAAAATGTATATTTGACTACTTCAGATCTGCCTGCATCCAATAAAAAAAGACTTCTTACATCATTCCTGTCCACATCGTTAGCCACGCTCACTGGTCGCCCCAGATCAGAATCCATGATAAGTTCCTGATCAAAACTTGGTGGTCCATAAGGAACCAGCCACTTGAACTGTATCACTCTCAGTTGTTTGTTACCGATGTCAGGTACAAAAACTCTGGTAAAAGAACCCAAATGCATGGCACTGATTAAGCCAATAGGTGAGTCATATTTAAAAGTACTTAATGTCTCAACAAACATTGTATTAAACGAAGATATTCTAATGGCAAAAATATACACAGTACCTTCTCCATCCTGTAGAAAAAGGAGCGGAGAAGAAGAGCCTGTCGGATACCACGAACCTACAGAAGTAATCGCCACCAGATTATTAACAGAATCTTTACCTACCACCGGACCAACTTTCCTTTCTGCATTCCATTCGTCTTTACCATACAAAATATGTACCCCGGATGTACTTTTTCGGGTGTACAATATATCATCACCCCCATTCAGTGTAGTGATTTTTACTAGTTGCGGTTCAGGTGCTGTCAGATAATTTACAATACTAAAACTATTCCCTCCATTGTTCCTTAGTTTATAAATGGCGTTACGACCTTTAAGTGTAATAAATATATCATCTTTCCCGTCCGCATCCGGATCACCCACAGATAAAGAGATAATTGAATCTTCAGATACTGAAAATTCCTGAATATTAAAAGGAATCTGAGCGGAAGCTTTGTCAAGGAATAGTAAAAAAATGGTGCAGGAAAACAGTACTTTAAAAAGTAATTTCATGATTAATTAAGTTTAGATTTAAAATAAATGATCCCAAAGGTATAAAATTATATAATTACAGGAAATAAAGGGTTAATTGATTATAAACATTTGGTTATCTTTAATATTTTGGAATTTTAACTTTACAAAAAATAGAGTATTAAACCGAAACAACTGTAAATCAGATCTTAATCAAAAAGTGTTAATTATTACTTATTCAAAGAAGTGTATTGACAATTAAGAAAGAATTACTTAATTTTGCAACCTGTATGAAAGCATTGGCATTTTTGTTTGCTATTTTAATATTCGGCCACTCATTGGGTGTCTGTGCACCAACTTTTTACCGATCTGCTCCTAAAAGTCAATCAATATCCTGTAAATCTGAAAATTTATCCGGAAAAACAGCCAAATGTTGTAAAAAAACAGAGCATACAGATCAAAAAAATGATGAAAACAAAGAGTGCTGCGGTGACAACTGTAAGTGTTTGTGTTGCATAAAAGTTTTTGTAAAAAATCCTGAGAGTATTGTTTCAAAAGATATTCAAAAACCTTTCATTTTAAAAAGTATCTTTCCATTATTTATCCATTCATTCGAGTATCACTCAGCTCCCTTTCACCCACCACGTATTGTATAATATAGGGACACACGTCCGGTTTATTTTGTTTTAAATTCAAAGTTTCATTTGGGTATTAAAAACATTTTATTGTTTTAATATTTAATCAAATGGAGCTATTTTAAAATTATTAAAATTATACAATCATGAAAATAATGACTTTTAAGCTTTTCATTTTGATCAGCATCATTATGTCAGTGCTAATTCCTGCAGCAATTACGGCACAACAAATAGTCACAATAGCAGTAAGCGGGGCATGTGGAATGTGCAAAGACAGGATAGAATCCATTGCAGTCAACACAATTGGAGTCAAAAAAGCCAATTATAATCTTCTAAAACAGGAATTAAAAATTGAAATACAGGAAGGTCTGTTTACAAAATCAGAATTAATCAATGCCATACTAAAGGCCGGACATGACGCAGACGGGCAGATCGCATCAGAAGAAGATTACAATGCACTGCATATCTGTTGTAAATATCGTGAGGAAGAAATAACACAAAACGATGAGATCAAAACAGAATTGAACGGTGCTGTTTATGAAAAACTATCTGACGGTGAATTATTACCTTTAATTGGTGCAAATATAAACTGGAAGAATGTAAGAGGCGGCACTGTTTCAAATATGATGGGAGAGTTTTCAATTCCATATTCAGAGTTGACCAAAGAACTGATAGTAAGTTATGTAGGTTATAATCCGGACACAATCCTGGTCGAAATGAAAGGCTTCCTTAAAATTGTCCTGACTTCCAATATAGTAATGGATGCAATAGAGATCAGCCATAAGAAACGAACCACGGAAATCTCTTATCTCGATCCGGTAAAAATCCAGCAAATCAGTTCTAAGGAATTACTCAAAGCTGCTTGCTGTAATCTGGCAGAAAGTTTTGATACAACACCCGCCATTGATGCTTCATTTACAGATGCCATAACGGGTACCCGAAAAATAGAAATGTTAGGCCTTGCCGGCCCTTATGTGCAGATCACCAGAGAAAATATACCGGATATCCGTGGACTCGCTGCTGTACAGGGTTTGAGTTTTACACCCGGACCCTGGGTAGAGGGAATGCAGTTAAATATGGGTGCAGGTTCGGTAGTTAACGGATTTGAAAGCCTTACCGGTCAGATAAACATAGAATTGCGAAAACCTTGTCATGAGGACAAATTACATCTGAATGCATATGCCAGTCAGGCTGGCAGGTATGAATTGAATTACTTTGGTAAAAATGAAATAAATGATCAATGGAGTACTGCAACATTGATGCATGCTTCTACACGTACTCAACGTAGGGATCACAACTCTGATGGCTTTCTTGACATGCCTTTAGGCAGACAATTCGGATTGGTAAACAGATGGAAATATACAGACAATCACGGTCAGGAAGGTCAGATCGGGATGAAAGTGACATTTATGGATAACTTAAGTGGTCAGACAGATTTCAGACTGAATGAGTCAGATCGTACAAAAGTCTGGGGAGCTGATATGACAACCAACAGAGTTGAACTTTGGGCCAAAAGAGGATTTGTAAATTTAGATACCCCATACAAAACCTTAGGTTTTCAATTTTCCGGTGTTTACCATGACCAGAAAGCCGTTTTCGGATTGAGGAAATATGATGGGACACAGAAATCCATCTATTTTAATTCAATTTATCAAACTATCATTAATAATACTGATCATCAGATTCGTACCGGAGCAAGCTTTCAGTGGGATAGTTTTCATGAAATTGTAGCAGAAAATCATTATACCAGAGATGAATGGGTGCCAGGAGTATTTGGAGAATATACTTATAAAGGAAGTGAGAAATTTACATGGCTCAGCGGCA
The genomic region above belongs to Saprospiraceae bacterium and contains:
- the dnaE gene encoding DNA polymerase III subunit alpha produces the protein MVDFCHLHSHTQYSLLDGASDIKGLMKKAKSDGQSAVAITDHGNMFGVFKFVKEAKAAGIKPIIGCEFYVSEDRWIKSFEKSRGLKDVRHHQLMLAKNRKGYENLTKLCSLGFTEGLYGKYPRIDKTLIEKYHEGLIATSCCIGAEIPQTILTGNIPLAEEKLKWWLNLFGEDYYIEIQRHRGLENIDKTGMSQEDVNQVLLGFAKKYNVKTIVTNDSHYIEEEDSKSHDVLLCINTGSLISDQERFNFPSSDFYFKTKEEMNHLFGDVKEAVENTMEIAGKIETLELARDVLLPAFPLPVGFDSQELYLRHLTFEGARRKYGIITPEIEERLNFELNVINHSGYPGYFLIVQDFTSVARQMGVAVGPGRGSAAGSAVAYSLGITNIDPIKYDLLFERFLNPERVSMPDIDIDFDDEGRGKVIDYVIEKYGKNQVAQIVTYGTMAARMSLRDVGRVMNVPLGEVDKIAKIFPTHLSATLQAVLSDKDIDPKLKEVLPSEEVDKAYQFRKLSEGKDEIGQMIRTAKKLEGSVRNTGIHACGVIITPDDITNYVPVTVAKDSELLVSQYDNSVAEEAGLLKMDFLGLKTLTIIKDAVEIIRDRYGVEIDIETISLEDEKSFELFQRGDMVGIFQYESPGMQKNLRELKPTRFQDLIAMNALYRPGPLQYMPNFIARKNGKEEIKYDLPELEEYLSETYGITVYQEQVMLLSQKLAGFSKGQADVLRKAMGKKQKATLDKMFADFLEGCTKNGHPEDVVRKIWTDWEAFASYAFNKSHSTCYAFLAFQTAYLKAHYPAAFMAAVLNHNTSDISKINFFLQEAKRMRIPVLGPDVNESSLKFTVNQKDQIRFGLAALKGVGEGPVEEIVRERKKNGHFLDIFDMMRRLNLRSVNKKCMDSLVLGGALDSFGDINRAQYFSENEKGENFIEQLLRYGGNYQAQKESNQISLFGDAMTNYIDQPKPSNVEEWNQIEKLEREKEVTGIYISGHPLDDFSLEFKHFINCPLEKAEQIIDKQLKLGGIISDVVLGTSQRGTNYARFTIQDFTGSLQVSLYNEQYESWKHLLVKGQVLYIEGMNQKGRDTDRMFFRVRDIRLLDTIGKNMTKSITIKLPLEIIDERLVCDIEALCLKKLGPHTLKLKVVDETDNIGVDLISTGMKVSADHQFIRELDELGLAYKLNG
- a CDS encoding glycosyltransferase family 39 protein, producing the protein METTANNIAIFSCIISFGFSIYFFIRNDYVKALAFLFLAALVLRLVMISLDDFLHNWDERYHALVAKNMMENPFSPMLRVQPILDYDYKAWCCNHIWLHKQPLFLWQMAISMKIFGVNTIALRLPSALMSALLVFPVFRIGSLVFSRQIGYIAAVLTAFSYYQSELVSGSFGMDHNDMAFCFYVMMSIWAFYEFCQNRKDWKWLVFIGLFSGLAILTKWLTGLLVYSGWGMLIFLDLIKNRKIEFNAVKDLLSALFLTCIIFIPWQIYTNNEFPEESRHEMAYNTKHVWEAVEGHTGNVFFYLNKMDFHYGYGYYILIIAGLLLSLKYLKRREYGSLLTFILVPFLFFSIIVQTKLPSYTFFISPLLLLISALTFSVILNNIPSKLLKSLFLIVIALICLRIPEIKRLRQENRTDFVILSSNKDHKLHNTSIYKKLDTLVPEEYVVFNCKSMEDVEAMFYSSRNVYSWTMTEEQYNGLKSKGVKIAAFKEHSDQGLPEFLKNDPEVLIIQEELK
- a CDS encoding T9SS type A sorting domain-containing protein, coding for MKLLFKVLFSCTIFLLFLDKASAQIPFNIQEFSVSEDSIISLSVGDPDADGKDDIFITLKGRNAIYKLRNNGGNSFSIVNYLTAPEPQLVKITTLNGGDDILYTRKSTSGVHILYGKDEWNAERKVGPVVGKDSVNNLVAITSVGSWYPTGSSSPLLFLQDGEGTVYIFAIRISSFNTMFVETLSTFKYDSPIGLISAMHLGSFTRVFVPDIGNKQLRVIQFKWLVPYGPPSFDQELIMDSDLGRPVSVANDVDRNDVRSLFLLDAGRSEVVKYTFLPNSVDFQKSIIPLDIENPEQIHLGRIDSDSLQDLIILENNRIWMITNVAGPRSGFSEKILLAEEEMGIRNLIIRDFDSDGISDIAYNVEGSNFVKILKNEILSSLSDEYFQSECRIFPNPGSGVFKLDNKEFKIVKLSDAQGRDTGLHINSESIDMTSYPTGTYYISVTNGRISKILSIVKI
- a CDS encoding TonB-dependent receptor — protein: MSVLIPAAITAQQIVTIAVSGACGMCKDRIESIAVNTIGVKKANYNLLKQELKIEIQEGLFTKSELINAILKAGHDADGQIASEEDYNALHICCKYREEEITQNDEIKTELNGAVYEKLSDGELLPLIGANINWKNVRGGTVSNMMGEFSIPYSELTKELIVSYVGYNPDTILVEMKGFLKIVLTSNIVMDAIEISHKKRTTEISYLDPVKIQQISSKELLKAACCNLAESFDTTPAIDASFTDAITGTRKIEMLGLAGPYVQITRENIPDIRGLAAVQGLSFTPGPWVEGMQLNMGAGSVVNGFESLTGQINIELRKPCHEDKLHLNAYASQAGRYELNYFGKNEINDQWSTATLMHASTRTQRRDHNSDGFLDMPLGRQFGLVNRWKYTDNHGQEGQIGMKVTFMDNLSGQTDFRLNESDRTKVWGADMTTNRVELWAKRGFVNLDTPYKTLGFQFSGVYHDQKAVFGLRKYDGTQKSIYFNSIYQTIINNTDHQIRTGASFQWDSFHEIVAENHYTRDEWVPGVFGEYTYKGSEKFTWLSGIRLDYHNNFGFFLTPRLNVRYAPNQETVFRIAAGRGQRTESIFAENIGLFASSRQIRVLGNNPKTPYGLNAEVAWNMGFSVTRELNLFGRNISIALDANRVEFENQIVVDFDHSPQEVLFYNLNGKSFSNSVQLQVEVAAASWLDLRLAYRYNDVQTTYGEELLRKPLTSPQRAFANAAIDFGRGWKFDYTINRMSPARIPNTSSNPERYKWANESPAFFMSNSQISKEWKNKFELYLGGENIFDYRLHDPIIAANQPFGPYFDSSLVWGPIMGVNVYAGLRYSL